One Apium graveolens cultivar Ventura unplaced genomic scaffold, ASM990537v1 ctg262, whole genome shotgun sequence DNA window includes the following coding sequences:
- the LOC141700628 gene encoding large ribosomal subunit protein uL30y — translation MPSIQRKMGEGAVVVPESVLKKQKRSEEWALAKKQEVEAVKKKNAENRKLIFNRAKLYAKEYDEQQKELICLKREARLKGGFYVSPEAKLLFIIRIRGINAIDPKTKKILQLLRLRQIFNGVFLKVNKATLNMLHRVEPYVTYGYPNLKSVKELIYKRGHGKLKGQRIALTDNSVVEQALGKFGIICVEDLIHEIMTVGPHFKEANNFLWPFQLKAPLGGLKKKRNHYVEGGDAGNREDFVNELIRRMN, via the exons ATGCCTTCAATTCAAAG GAAAATGGGTGAAGGTGCCGTGGTGGTTCCCGAGTCGGTTttaaagaagcagaaaagaagtGAGGAGTGGGCTCTTGCAAAGAAGCAAGAAGTTGAAGCGGTAAAGAAGAAGAATGCCGAGAATAGGAAGCTGATTTTTAACCGTGCTAAGTTATATGCTAAGGAGTATGATGAGCAG CAAAAGGAGTTGATCTGCTTGAAGCGTGAGGCACGGCTTAAGGGTGGATTCTATGTTAGCCCAGAGGCCAAGCTCTTGTTTATCATCAGAATTCGTGG TATTAATGCCATTGACCCAAAGACCAAAAAGATCCTTCAACTTCTTCGATTGAGGCAG ATATTTAATGGCGTATTCTTGAAAGTGAACAAAGCCACACTTAATATGTTGCACCGAGTGGAGCCATATGTGACTTATGG ATACCCAAACCTGAAAAGTGTAAAGGAATTGATTTACAAAAGGGGCCATGGTAAACTTAAAGGCCAGAGAATTGCATTGACAGACAATTCCGTTGTTGAGCAG GCTTTGGGCAAATTTGGCATCATCTGTGTTGAAGATTTGATCCACGAAATCATGACTGTAGGGCCCCACTTTAAGGAAGCCAACAATTTCTTGTGGCCATTCCAGCTTAAGGCACCACTAGGCGGTCTTAAAAAGAAGAGGAACCACTATGTTGAAGGCGGTGATGCTGGAAACCGTGAGGATTTCGTCAATGAGCTCATCAGAAGGATGAACTAG
- the LOC141700619 gene encoding cytochrome c-type biogenesis protein CcmE homolog, mitochondrial-like — protein MTTRSSLPRLLRAAAAYHRTTTTTLLHHRHHHTITLTQPISLLYPHPTNLSQFHFFSTSRRVPTRAPKVDIAARARQMQTRRLWTYALTFSCIAGFIVIVLNQFQDQLVFYITPEDAINKYASDPSKNKFRLGGLVLEGSVNQPASSSEMEFVITDLRKDILVRYNGSLPDLFREGHSVVVEGFVKPFTEEIRECKDAKSVTMKARAWDCYFSATEVLAKHDEKYMPAEVANALERNKKIIAEEAKAAEEEQKAAAATGVDEMQETVDQYIGEETAEVVGSGPMASDANPRGTPNCMLGPPCH, from the exons ATGACGACCCGATCATCCCTTCCACGTCTCCTCCGCGCCGCCGCCGCCTACCACCGCACCACCACAACTACTCTCCTCCACCACCGCCACCACCATACAATCACTCTCACTCAACCAATTTCCCTTCTCTACCCCCACCCAACTAACCTCTCCCAGTTCCACTTCTTCTCCACCTCCCGCCGCGTCCCCACACGCGCCCCCAAAGTCGATATCGCAGCTCGCGCGCGTCAGATGCAAACGCGCCGCCTCTGGACCTACGCGCTCACTTTCAGTTGCATAGCTGGCTTCATAGTCATTGTCCTCAACCAATTCCAAGACCAATTAGTGTTTTACATTACTCCTGAAGACGCAATTAACAAATACGCCTCTGATCCTTCGAAAAATAAGTTCCGTCTCGGCGGACTTGTGCTTGAAGGAAGCGTTAATCAACCTGCCTCCTCATCTGAAATGGAGTTTGTTATAACTGATTTACGAAAAGATATTTTAGTTCGTTACAACGGCTCCTTGCCTGATTTGTTTCGAGAAGGTCATTCCGTTGTTGTGGAAGGCTTTGTTAAGCCGTTTACTGAGGAAATTAGGGAATGTAAGGATGCCAAGAGTGTTACTATGAAAGCTAGGGCTTGGGATTGTTATTTTTCCGCTACTGAGGTTTTGGCAAAACATGATGAGAAGTATATGCCTGCGGAAGTGGCCAATGCGTTGGAGAGGAATAAGAAGATTATTGCGGAAGAGGCTAAGGCGGCCGAGGAGGAGCAGAAAGCTGCTGCTGCAACTGG GGTGGATGAAATGCAGGAAACCGTCGATCAATATATTGGTGAGGAAACAGCTGAAGTTGTAGGAAGTGGTCCAATGGCATCCGATGCTAATCCTCGCGGAACTCCCAA CTGCATGCTTGGACCACCGTGCCATTGA
- the LOC141700624 gene encoding glutathione S-transferase T2-like has translation MDNIRFPHPQNINYNSQIPNSQFSNPFYPFTQNSQYQIPHVQNFQTTPQFETQQTPTNNQNSPQSEFSGFDDTNTIDLNNNCDDLDDARDRIGQWKWIEDKLLISAWLNESVDPIIGADQKGETFWERIRQYCEESNPGLIKRGIIAIKKRWHRINEGAQRYGSCYEQAERRIGSGSNLDNIVELAHELHKAKYKKKSNYDMHWNELRRQPKWITPLTNSGSAKRTKINDSGAYSSSTNNDTPTNDNDAAQSPVRPKGTKTAKRKGKTKSQELEEIKAIECRKLSLLEDFNKNYQKENDLKIIMADTTVMNEAQLEVHASLLQEIRSRRT, from the coding sequence ATGGATAATATTCGATTTCCACAtccacaaaatataaattataattctCAAATTCCGAATTCTCAATTTTCAAATCCATTTTATCCATTTACTCAAAATTCTCAGTATCAGATTCCACACGTCCAAAATTTTCAAACAACTCCACAATTTGAAACCCAACAGACACCCACAAATAATCAAAATTCTCCACAATCAGAATTTTCTGGTTTTGATGACACTAACACTATCGATCTCAACAATAATTGTGATGATCTTGATGATGCACGTGATCGTATTGGCCAATGGAAATGGATTGAAGATAAGCTCTTAATTAGTGCATGGCTGAATGAATCTGTTGATCCCATAATTGGTGCTGATCAAAAAGGAGAAACGTTTTGGGAGCGAATTCGTCAATATTGTGAAGAAAGCAATCCTGGCCTTATCAAGAGAGGGATCATAGCTATTAAAAAAAGGTGGCATCGGATAAATGAAGGAGCTCAACGATATGGATCATGTTATGAACAAGCAGAGCGAAGAATAGGGAGTGGTTCAAACTTGGACAACATAGTTGAGTTAGCTCATGAACTCCACAAAGCTAAATACAAGAAGAAGTCTAACTATGATATGCACTGGAATGAGCTCCGCAGACAACCGAAGTGGATAACTCCTTTAACAAATAGCGGGAGTGCAAAGAGAACTAAAATAAATGATTCTGGAGCTTATTCGTCATCGACTAACAACGACACACCAACAAATGACAATGATGCTGCGCAATCCCCGGTTAGGCCTAAAGGTACAAAAACGgctaaaagaaaaggaaaaacaAAGTCCCAAGAGTTAGAAGAAATAAAAGCCATTGAATGCCGAAAATTATCCTTGTTAGAAGATTTTAATAAGAATTATCAAAAGGAGAATGACTTAAAAATCATTATGGCAGACACTACGGTGATGAATGAGGCTCAACTTGAAGTGCATGCGTCGCTGCTTCAAGAAATCAGAAGCAGAAGAACTTAA
- the LOC141700622 gene encoding uncharacterized protein LOC141700622 isoform X1 translates to MLKATSNVKSNPISPSLLAFKPRQVVLAEHHRTKTIKMSKSKTMSLTEEQKTCLLHSVIKYLENNALSKTLKRILSEAQIKGEEWKSVSVDLEDLFRKYSDTCIQDETTATTINNQVDVVTELQAEGNNKDNLGSGAVLNEVVKKKKKKRSEKITVVDQPDTVEKEVAKSTKTSEELSEDIVLIESAKVKGKKKDKKSSDDADKSEQVQSLADTAVDEVKMTDKIKDKKKKKSRFDNVGQEDKDSMKDVVEQSKDKSTAARDVEKEKKSSKKRKRLVSDENEIQSDINEAGEESKPKKVKGSEKSKKKDKSTRVGGNEESEKENSRVANIDSSKTSKKVPDELENGDLENANKVQIDHSNGDIEKSGYKSSNQKSSKKQQNGSAEPKTVNAFQRVKIDEVEFADEKLQDNSYWAKSGAEIGYGAKAQEVLGQVRGRDFRHEKTKKKRGSYRGGMIDLQSHSVKFNYSDED, encoded by the exons ATGCTGAAGGCGACCAGCAACGTTAAATCAAACCCTATTTCACCATCTCTATTGGCTTTTAAACCTCGTCAAGTTGTACTAGCTGAACATCATCGTACAAAGACAATAAAAATGTCTAAAAGCAAAACCATGAGCTTAACTGAAGAACAGAAGACTTGTCTTCTCCATTCTGTTATCAAGTACCTCGAGAACAACGCCTTGTCTAAAACCCTTAAGCGGATTTTGTCCGAAGCTCAAATTAAG GGTGAAGAGTGGAAGTCTGTTTCGGTTGATTTGGAAGATTTGTTTCGTAAATATTCGGATACATG TATCCAGGATGAAACAACTGCCACCACTATCAACAATCAAG TGGATGTGGTTACAGAATTACAAGCAGAGGGGAATAACAAGGATAATTTGGGAAGCGGTGCTGTGTTGAATGAAGTTGtcaagaagaaaaagaagaagagaaGTGAAAAAATTACTGTCGTAGATCAACCTGATACTGTAGAGAAAGAAGTTGCCAAATCTACGAAGACCTCCGAGGAGCTTTCAGAAGATATTGTGTTGATTGAATCTGCTAAAGTGAAGGGTAAGAAAAAAGACAAAAAGAGTTCAGATGATGCTGATAAAAGTGAACAAGTTCAGTCTCTCGCAGATACAGCGGTTGATGAAGTTAAGATGACTGATAAAATTAAGgacaagaagaaaaagaaaagtaGGTTTGATAATGTTGGCCAAGAAGATAAGGATTCAATGAAAGATGTAGTAGAGCAATCCAAGGATAAGTCAACCGCAGCACGTGATGTtgaaaaagagaagaaaagttCTAAGAAGAGAAAACGATTGGTTTCTGATGAAAATGAGATTCAGTCTGACATTAATGAAGCAGGTGAAGAATCCAAACCAAAAAAGGTCAAGGGTTCTGAAAAATCAAAGAAGAAAGACAAAAGTACAAGAGTTGGTGGGAATGAAGAAAGTGAAAAAGAAAACAGCAGAGTTGCCAATATTGACAGTAGCAAGACATCGAAGAAAGTGCCCGATGAACTTGAAAATGGGGACCTTGAGAATGCAAACAAAGTCCAGATTGATCATTCAAATGGAGATATTGAGAAGAGTGGATACAAGTCTAGCAATCAAAAATCATCAAAGAAGCAACAGAATGGTTCGGCTGAG CCGAAGACGGTTAATGCATTTCAAAGGGTAAAAATTGATGAGGTGGAATTTGCTGACGAGAAGCTGCAAGATAATTCTTACTGGGCAAAG AGTGGTGCTGAGATTGGATATGGTGCTAAAGCACAAGAAGTTTTGGGGCAGGTTAGAGGAAG GGACTTTCGACACGAGAAGACAAAGAAGAAACGTGGTAGCTATAGAGGAGGAATGATAGATCTGCAATCTCACTCAGTAAAGTTTAATTATTCCGACGAAGATTAA
- the LOC141700622 gene encoding uncharacterized protein LOC141700622 isoform X2: protein MLKATSNVKSNPISPSLLAFKPRQVVLAEHHRTKTIKMSKSKTMSLTEEQKTCLLHSVIKYLENNALSKTLKRILSEAQIKGEEWKSVSVDLEDLFRKYSDTCIQDETTATTINNQELQAEGNNKDNLGSGAVLNEVVKKKKKKRSEKITVVDQPDTVEKEVAKSTKTSEELSEDIVLIESAKVKGKKKDKKSSDDADKSEQVQSLADTAVDEVKMTDKIKDKKKKKSRFDNVGQEDKDSMKDVVEQSKDKSTAARDVEKEKKSSKKRKRLVSDENEIQSDINEAGEESKPKKVKGSEKSKKKDKSTRVGGNEESEKENSRVANIDSSKTSKKVPDELENGDLENANKVQIDHSNGDIEKSGYKSSNQKSSKKQQNGSAEPKTVNAFQRVKIDEVEFADEKLQDNSYWAKSGAEIGYGAKAQEVLGQVRGRDFRHEKTKKKRGSYRGGMIDLQSHSVKFNYSDED, encoded by the exons ATGCTGAAGGCGACCAGCAACGTTAAATCAAACCCTATTTCACCATCTCTATTGGCTTTTAAACCTCGTCAAGTTGTACTAGCTGAACATCATCGTACAAAGACAATAAAAATGTCTAAAAGCAAAACCATGAGCTTAACTGAAGAACAGAAGACTTGTCTTCTCCATTCTGTTATCAAGTACCTCGAGAACAACGCCTTGTCTAAAACCCTTAAGCGGATTTTGTCCGAAGCTCAAATTAAG GGTGAAGAGTGGAAGTCTGTTTCGGTTGATTTGGAAGATTTGTTTCGTAAATATTCGGATACATG TATCCAGGATGAAACAACTGCCACCACTATCAACAATCAAG AATTACAAGCAGAGGGGAATAACAAGGATAATTTGGGAAGCGGTGCTGTGTTGAATGAAGTTGtcaagaagaaaaagaagaagagaaGTGAAAAAATTACTGTCGTAGATCAACCTGATACTGTAGAGAAAGAAGTTGCCAAATCTACGAAGACCTCCGAGGAGCTTTCAGAAGATATTGTGTTGATTGAATCTGCTAAAGTGAAGGGTAAGAAAAAAGACAAAAAGAGTTCAGATGATGCTGATAAAAGTGAACAAGTTCAGTCTCTCGCAGATACAGCGGTTGATGAAGTTAAGATGACTGATAAAATTAAGgacaagaagaaaaagaaaagtaGGTTTGATAATGTTGGCCAAGAAGATAAGGATTCAATGAAAGATGTAGTAGAGCAATCCAAGGATAAGTCAACCGCAGCACGTGATGTtgaaaaagagaagaaaagttCTAAGAAGAGAAAACGATTGGTTTCTGATGAAAATGAGATTCAGTCTGACATTAATGAAGCAGGTGAAGAATCCAAACCAAAAAAGGTCAAGGGTTCTGAAAAATCAAAGAAGAAAGACAAAAGTACAAGAGTTGGTGGGAATGAAGAAAGTGAAAAAGAAAACAGCAGAGTTGCCAATATTGACAGTAGCAAGACATCGAAGAAAGTGCCCGATGAACTTGAAAATGGGGACCTTGAGAATGCAAACAAAGTCCAGATTGATCATTCAAATGGAGATATTGAGAAGAGTGGATACAAGTCTAGCAATCAAAAATCATCAAAGAAGCAACAGAATGGTTCGGCTGAG CCGAAGACGGTTAATGCATTTCAAAGGGTAAAAATTGATGAGGTGGAATTTGCTGACGAGAAGCTGCAAGATAATTCTTACTGGGCAAAG AGTGGTGCTGAGATTGGATATGGTGCTAAAGCACAAGAAGTTTTGGGGCAGGTTAGAGGAAG GGACTTTCGACACGAGAAGACAAAGAAGAAACGTGGTAGCTATAGAGGAGGAATGATAGATCTGCAATCTCACTCAGTAAAGTTTAATTATTCCGACGAAGATTAA